Proteins from a genomic interval of Lolium perenne isolate Kyuss_39 chromosome 1, Kyuss_2.0, whole genome shotgun sequence:
- the LOC127326027 gene encoding uncharacterized protein, with product MELNRGALGGGHGYGAPDGMQLRRRERALEAQLHELLFPSTSPSPTNGVGLSSSSELCGSGEHGSSMVMVPASCSGGGKRRGRSSKRVLDKCYSLQAGGCSAAINATCCRKKNQGKTTTLVTTVPGFDGYQWRKYGQKQIEAAQYSRSYYRCTHNTDKGCQAKRTVQRNNDDAGDSGPPRYTVVYISEHSCMVTEEVGAPTILETSTNKTAAPGIATFFPSSSSTAISTGTQSLASSDTTWSGGTIASTNPAPNECCLSMFAVDGDCWDEDPLLQQDMDFVGPMMSPVHAVAADGSWIHDLFDNESAFG from the exons ATGGAGCTCAATAGAGGTGCCCTGGGTGGAGGGCACGGCTACGGGGCGCCGGACGGGATGCAGCTGCGCCGCCGGGAGAGGGCGCTCGAGGCGCAGCTGCACGAGCTGTTGTTCCCGTCCACATCACCGTCTCCGACCAACGGCGTCGGCTTGTCGTCGTCGTCCGAATTGTGTGGCTCTGGCGAGCACGGAAGCTCGATGGTGATGGTGCCGGCGTCCTGCAGTGGCGGCGGCAAACGGCGGGGCAGAAGTAGCAAGAGAGTTCTGGATAAATGCTACTCGTTGCAGGCCGGTGGTTGTTCGGCTGCGATAAATGCTACTTGTTGCAGGAAGAAGAACCAAGGGAAGACGACGACGCTTGTCACAACGGTGCCGGGTTTCGACGGCTACCAGTGGAGGAAGTACGGCCAGAAGCAAATCGAAGCAGCCCAATACTCCAG GAGTTACTACCGGTGCACCCACAACACGGACAAAGGCTGCCAGGCAAAAAGGACGGTGCAACGCAATAATGACGATGCTGGTGACAGTGGACCGCCGAGGTACACGGTGGTGTACATCTCGGAGCACAGCTGCATGGTGACCGAGGAGGTGGGGGCGCCGACTATCCTCGAGACTAGCACAAATAAAACAGCTGCTCCAGGGATCGCCACCTTCTTTCCTAGCAGCTCTAGTACTGCCATCAGTACCGGCACTCAGTCCCTGGCGAGCTCGGATACCACATGGAGTGGTGGCACCATTGCTAGCACGAATCCGGCACCGAACGAGTGCTGTTTAAGCATGTTTGCAGTCGATGGGGACTGCTGGGACGAAGACCCGTTGCTCCAGCAGGATATGGACTTCGTCGGACCGATGATGTCACCGGTGCACGCCGTGGCAGCAGATGGAAGTTGGATTCATGACTTGTTCGATAATGAGTCCGCGTTTGGTTGA